One part of the Salvelinus fontinalis isolate EN_2023a chromosome 4, ASM2944872v1, whole genome shotgun sequence genome encodes these proteins:
- the LOC129854057 gene encoding adhesion G-protein coupled receptor G5-like, producing MPIPNFYRWSVNSSNKAEERTNSGHRVHIPAHALQRSKRNDSNSTGCVHITMAVLNSSLFKLGPVRGSRSGEVLGQSVLAVRVGDHGVRDLDQPVRIAFRNTNVTERGTCVFWKDSENKNGEGDWSSEGCITALIHGEFVCSCNHLSFFAVLVNSQLSLDPVNAANLGYISYIGSSFSVVFTTVTLVMYTCLRKRHFEQSISIHVQLTGALLFLHLSYLLSEWWVWHKADGAEGHVCLAFGLILHWALLSTFTWLAIEGFHLYMLLVRVFNIYVRKYLLKLSLVGWGIPTATVMACCFSGVYGIHSFYVTGANNGSSTDICWISSATDSSGVVVSYITVSGYLGLVFLFNTAILGVVVVKLWGQREKGRMWKDWATVLGLSCVLGVPWGLAFCTYGPLSLPGLYLFSIFNCFQGVFLFLWFLALSRKGRPEHSSVKDSSSQKMMETNFH from the exons ATGCCCAtcccaaacttctacagatggTCTGTCAACTCATCCAATAAG GCAGAAGAAAGAACGAATTCTGGACACAGAGTGCACATTCCTGCACATGCCCTCCAGAGAAGCAAGAGGAACGACTCTAATAGCACGGGCTGTGTGCACATTACAATGGCTGTACTCAACAGCTCTCTATTCAAG CTTGGTCCAGTTCGAGGCTCTAGATCAGGGGAAGTCCTGGGGCAGTCTGTGCTGGCTGTGAGGGTGGGGGACCACGGTGTGAGGGACCTTGACCAGCCTGTCAGAATCGCCTTCAGAAACACAAATGTG ACTGAGAGAGGGACTTGTGTTTTCTGGAAGGACTCGGAAAATAAGAATGGCGAAG GGGACTGGAGCTCAGAGGGTTGTATTACCGCTCTCATTCACGGAGAGTTTGTGTGCAGCTGTAACCATCTCAGCTTCTTTGCAGTGCTCGTG AACTCACAGTTGTCGTTAGACCCTGTGAATGCCGCCAACCTCGGCTACATCTCCTACATTGGTTCATCATTCTCTGTGGTTTTCACCACAGTAACCCTTGTCATGTACACTTGTCTTAG GAAGAGGCATTTTGAACAGTCAATATCTATTCATGTGCAGCTGACAGGAGCGCTCCTGTTTCTGCACCTCTCCTACCTCTTGAGTGAGTGGTGGGTGTGGCATAAGGCTGATGGGGCTGAGGGACATGTCTGTCTGGCCTTTGGGTTGATACTGCACTGGGCTCTCCTGTCCACCTTCACCTGGTTGGCCATTGAAGGCTTCCATCTCTACATGCTGTTAGTCCGCGTCTTCAACATCTATGTCAGGAAATACCTGCTCAAACTGAGCCTGGTTGGATGGG GCATACCCACTGCAACTGTGATGGCCTGTTGTTTCTCAGGAGTCTACGGCATACATAGCTTCTACGTGACGGGGGCCAATAATGGCTCATCAACAGACAT ATGTTGGATAAGCAGTGCTACAGACAGCTCTGGGGTGGTGGTCAGCTACATCACAGTGAGTGGATACCTGGGCCTGGTCTTCCTCTTCAACACAGCCATtctaggtgtggtggtggtgaagctgtgggggcagagagagaagggtaggatGTGGAAGGACTGGGCCACGGTCCTGGGGCTAAGCTGTGTGCTAGGAGTACCATGGGGGTTGGCATTCTGCACCTACggccccctttctctccctggacTGTACCTCTTCAGTATATTCAACTGCTTCCAGG GTGTCTTCTTGTTCCTGTGGTTTCTTGCCCTTTCACGTAAGGGCCGCCCAGAGCACTCCTCTGTGAAAGACTCTTCCAGTCAAAAGATGATGGAGACAAACTTCCACTGA
- the LOC129854056 gene encoding probable RNA polymerase II nuclear localization protein SLC7A6OS, with protein sequence MDPSTTILRVKRKRGTDPADALLLACKRIRPETTSQTTGETVPEPDDTAVENSVFKLVATVASQDAPVQTQVCEALARPRMAHALRPSGSSQRIVGDLRSVKWSTRREERYRILSSHRAGMPAEQPPSTQPEPTEEPGKNAWSLGEVQVFDIIQEDGDQDKVPSKLLTPDPETILCNSMKMLREKLSVSGEGVGVEHREREDDYVYDLYYQETVAAGWIQDILSVRPYSDEGELVPDLVVNEEVYENEEGNWRNDYPEEDGSDREERYGGYWEEHLNSWRSWDQYQGEVMQELDDDDDDGDKDDSD encoded by the exons ATGGATCCAAGCACCACTATTCTCCGGgtgaaaagaaagagaggaactGACCCTGCCGATGCGTTGCTGCTTGCCTGTAAACGTATTCGGCCAGAGACCACATCCCAGACCACTGGGGAAACTGTGCCTGAGCCCGATGATACAGCGGTTGAGAATTCAGTCTTCAAACTCGTGGCAACTGTAGCGTCACAG GATGCCCCAGTCCAGACACAGGTTTGTGAAGCACTGGCCCGCCCCCGCATGGCCCATGCCCTGCGCCCCTCAGGCAGCTCCCAGAGGATTGTGGGAGATCTGCGGAGCGTCAAGTGGAGCACCAGGCGGGAGGAGCGATACAGGATCCTCTCCAGCCATCGAGCAGGGATGCCTGCAGAACAGCCCCCCTCAACGCAGCCAGAGCCCACAGAGGAGCCAGGCAAAAATGCCTGGAGCCTGGGTGAAGTTCAGGTGTTTGACATCATCCAGGAAGATGGGGACCAGGACAAAGTTCCTAGCAAG TTGCTGACCCCTGACCCAGAGACTATCCTGTGTAACTCAATGAAGATGCTCCGTGAGAAGCTGAGTGTGTCTGGAGAGGGTGTGGGTGTTGAGCATCGTGAACGGGAGGACGACTACGTGTATGACCTTTACTACCAGGAAACAGTCGCTGCAGGCTGGATCCAGGACATCCTGTCCGTCAGGCCCTACTCAGACGAGGGAGAGTTG GTGCCTGACTTGGTGGTGAATGAGGAAGTGTATGAGAATGAAGAGGGGAACTGGAGGAATGACTACCCTGAAGAGGATGGCAGTGACAGAGAGGAGCGCTATGGAG GGTACTGGGAAGAGCACTTGAACAGTTGGAGATCCTGGGACCAGTACCAGGGCGAGGTGATGCAGGagttagatgatgatgatgatgatggagacAAGGATGACTCCGACTGA